From a single bacterium genomic region:
- a CDS encoding glycosyltransferase family 39 protein: protein MKTKFFLFLIILISIFIRLPYTNIPLFHADEAIYALVAQDFLNGTCIYQGVWDHKPPGIYFLYALIFKLFSPYTMIYIRLFTIIWTCVTLYTIFSLGRYLYNEKVGLYSGLFFAIFSTTYLNKEILAANSEIFMILPYTLCIYYFIKGYELKKPIFIIVSGIWAGMAILIKQPAIFNLAAIFFYLLVVPKILRIKFNFKETLSDLFYFLMGILLIFLPVVIYFFIHGAFFNFINEAFFFSLLYVSTSPESLFTYFSRSLSDCFLPNILIWCLSISSLIFMGINLFSNKKEDKLSLNNQNHRNFLVMIWAIFSFVGVAIGNKFMMHYFVQMFPVNFLLSGYGINVLLKKLSLKEDSLSSPYPYPYGKILIISFLVLGTILPFQKYHGTIGLFKRYYYLITKKTPFLSREEIVASYIMKNSKPNQKIFVWGNAPQIYFLSHRNPASKIVFNNVIVGTYNFPKHIEKIFLDQVISDLHQNKPLFFVDAVPDDDRLIEKLNIPYYPSLNSFLNKNYQYAYKFKDIIIYNLKKD from the coding sequence ATGAAAACAAAATTTTTCCTTTTTCTCATTATTTTGATAAGCATCTTCATTAGACTCCCTTATACTAACATCCCTCTCTTTCATGCTGATGAAGCTATTTATGCTTTGGTAGCCCAAGACTTTTTAAATGGAACTTGTATCTATCAAGGAGTTTGGGATCACAAACCACCTGGCATATACTTTTTATATGCCTTAATATTTAAATTATTTTCTCCTTACACTATGATCTATATCCGTCTATTTACTATAATTTGGACTTGTGTGACCCTATATACTATCTTTAGCTTAGGAAGATACTTATATAACGAAAAAGTAGGCCTATATTCTGGTCTATTTTTTGCCATTTTTAGCACCACTTACTTAAATAAGGAAATACTAGCGGCTAATTCTGAAATATTTATGATCTTGCCTTATACTTTATGTATCTACTATTTTATAAAAGGTTATGAATTAAAAAAGCCTATTTTTATTATCGTTTCTGGTATTTGGGCAGGAATGGCTATATTAATTAAACAACCAGCTATATTTAATTTAGCTGCTATTTTTTTCTATCTCTTGGTAGTTCCTAAAATACTAAGAATAAAATTTAACTTTAAAGAAACTCTCTCTGATCTCTTTTATTTTCTTATGGGAATTCTCCTTATCTTTCTGCCAGTGGTCATATACTTTTTTATTCATGGTGCTTTTTTTAATTTTATAAATGAAGCTTTTTTCTTTAGCCTTTTATATGTAAGCACATCGCCAGAGAGCCTTTTTACTTACTTCTCAAGAAGTTTAAGTGATTGCTTTCTTCCCAATATCTTAATTTGGTGTTTATCTATATCCAGTCTCATCTTTATGGGTATTAATTTATTCAGTAACAAGAAAGAGGATAAACTATCTTTAAATAACCAGAATCACAGAAATTTCTTAGTTATGATTTGGGCAATATTTTCTTTTGTAGGTGTAGCAATAGGTAATAAATTTATGATGCACTACTTTGTTCAAATGTTTCCTGTAAATTTTCTCTTATCAGGATATGGAATTAACGTTTTATTAAAGAAGCTCTCTCTTAAAGAAGATTCTTTATCTTCTCCTTATCCTTATCCTTATGGCAAAATTTTAATTATCTCCTTTCTTGTCTTAGGAACAATCTTGCCTTTTCAAAAATATCATGGAACAATTGGACTTTTTAAAAGATACTATTATCTAATTACTAAAAAAACTCCATTTTTATCCAGAGAAGAGATTGTCGCTTCATACATTATGAAGAATTCCAAGCCAAATCAAAAAATATTTGTTTGGGGAAATGCTCCTCAGATATACTTCTTATCTCACCGTAACCCAGCAAGTAAGATTGTCTTTAATAATGTAATTGTTGGTACTTACAACTTCCCAAAGCATATTGAAAAAATATTTCTTGACCAAGTAATAAGTGATTTACACCAGAATAAACCTCTGTTCTTTGTAGATGCCGTTCCTGATGATGATCGCCTTATCGAGAAACTCAATATCCCTTATTATCCTTCTCTTAACTCCTTTTTAAATAAAAACTATCAATATGCTTACAAATTTAAGGACATTATTATCTATAACCTAAAAAAAGACTAG
- a CDS encoding sugar transferase yields the protein MVKQQGMTGFLLLILGDMLIIIFSYLLALYLYMFLFMWTWSIPKIIKLYSFPDYLILLLPIIFLFWSSFISCHLYSPMRIESFLRHAYLVCQGSVMALVFFITFTFFAGITIITKSFYMMFLFLVIPLLIIFRLSLKMFLKFIREKGYNFRNILVVGTGEVAYGIAEKLQKHQEFGLKVVGYIDDEDSEKKVKKKILGSLRDIPNILHTEVVDEVIFATPFRLYEQIEESIRLCELEGVMVRIVTDIFKKTFAKTTAVEIEGIPILTIDSGPSEELKLAVKRAVDIIVSLVYLTGLFPLFLLVAILIKIDSKGHVLFKQVRVGLNGRRFLMLKFRSMRVDAEKLKKDLISLSETTGPAFKMKKDPRVTRVGRIIRKLSIDELPQLWNVLKGEMSLIGPRPPLSEEVKEYDICHRRRLSMRPGITCIWQVSGRSNISFEKWMEMDLEYIDNWSLWLDLKILLKTVVVVLKGTGAY from the coding sequence ATGGTAAAACAACAAGGTATGACGGGATTCTTGTTATTAATCTTAGGTGATATGTTGATTATTATATTTTCCTACCTCTTAGCTCTATATCTTTATATGTTCTTGTTTATGTGGACATGGAGTATCCCAAAGATTATCAAATTATACTCTTTTCCTGATTACTTAATCTTACTACTTCCTATTATCTTCTTATTTTGGTCTTCTTTTATTTCTTGCCATTTGTATAGTCCTATGCGGATAGAGTCTTTCTTAAGGCATGCTTATTTAGTCTGCCAAGGTTCTGTGATGGCTCTGGTCTTTTTTATTACTTTTACTTTTTTTGCTGGTATTACCATAATTACCAAGAGCTTTTATATGATGTTTTTATTTCTAGTTATCCCTTTATTAATCATCTTTAGATTATCGCTGAAGATGTTCTTGAAATTTATTAGAGAGAAAGGTTACAATTTTCGTAATATCTTGGTGGTAGGAACAGGAGAAGTAGCTTATGGTATTGCTGAAAAATTACAAAAACATCAGGAATTTGGGTTAAAAGTGGTTGGGTATATCGATGATGAAGATAGCGAAAAGAAAGTAAAGAAAAAGATTTTAGGAAGTTTAAGAGATATTCCTAATATCTTACATACGGAAGTAGTCGATGAAGTTATCTTTGCTACTCCCTTCAGACTATACGAGCAAATTGAAGAAAGTATCCGCCTCTGTGAATTAGAAGGAGTGATGGTAAGAATAGTTACCGATATATTTAAAAAGACATTTGCTAAGACCACCGCTGTAGAGATAGAAGGCATTCCTATCTTAACCATTGATAGTGGCCCCAGTGAAGAGTTAAAATTAGCGGTAAAAAGAGCCGTAGATATTATCGTCTCCTTAGTTTATCTAACTGGATTATTTCCTTTATTCTTGTTAGTAGCGATCTTAATTAAGATTGACTCTAAAGGTCATGTCTTGTTTAAACAAGTAAGAGTGGGTCTTAATGGCCGAAGATTTTTAATGTTAAAGTTCCGCTCGATGAGGGTTGATGCTGAAAAACTCAAGAAAGACTTAATCTCTTTAAGCGAAACTACTGGTCCTGCCTTTAAGATGAAGAAAGATCCTCGTGTTACGCGGGTAGGAAGAATTATTAGAAAGTTAAGCATTGATGAGCTTCCTCAGCTTTGGAATGTCTTAAAAGGAGAAATGAGCTTAATTGGTCCTCGTCCTCCTTTGTCTGAGGAAGTAAAAGAATATGATATTTGTCACCGCCGTAGACTTTCAATGAGGCCAGGCATTACTTGCATTTGGCAGGTAAGCGGAAGAAGTAATATCTCTTTTGAAAAATGGATGGAGATGGATTTAGAATATATTGATAACTGGTCTTTATGGTTAGATCTTAAGATTCTACTAAAGACCGTAGTTGTTGTCTTAAAAGGAACAGGTGCTTACTAA
- a CDS encoding glycosyltransferase, with translation MRILEVNKFYFLKGGAERYFFNITDVLRSHDHEIIPFSMENERNLNSPYTQYFVSNTEFFEKKPIEKYFHDAMRVLYSFEAKRNIERLIKETKPDLAHLHNIAHQISPSILHSLKKYNIPVVQTLHDYKLICPSYLFLSREEICERCKGNHYYQAVIRKCFRNQILPSLLGCLEAYLHKMMKIYKNIDLFIAPSKFMRNKMIECGLPEDKVVNIPNFVNVSDFKPNYHHQNYFLYFGRISPEKGIGTLIKAMQEVKRSKLVIVGEGRLLPYLKKYACDHQIKNIEFLGYKEGKELKEIIGKAMFTIVPSEVYENFPYTILESYALGKPVIGANLGGIPELIEDQRDGLLFEAFNFKDLASKINYFLDNQEILLEMGKKTREKVEKFYDSEIHYQRLIKIFQSLLKQGIRSW, from the coding sequence ATGAGAATATTAGAAGTTAATAAATTTTACTTTTTAAAAGGAGGAGCTGAACGGTACTTTTTTAATATCACCGATGTTTTAAGATCTCACGACCATGAAATCATTCCTTTTTCTATGGAGAATGAAAGAAATCTTAATTCTCCTTATACTCAGTATTTTGTAAGTAATACAGAATTTTTTGAAAAGAAACCTATTGAAAAATACTTCCATGACGCCATGAGAGTCTTGTATTCCTTTGAAGCCAAGAGAAACATAGAAAGATTAATAAAAGAAACCAAACCTGACTTAGCTCATCTTCATAATATTGCTCATCAAATTTCTCCTTCTATCCTCCACTCTTTAAAGAAGTATAATATTCCTGTTGTTCAAACCTTACATGACTATAAGCTAATTTGTCCTTCTTACTTATTCTTATCAAGGGAAGAGATTTGTGAAAGATGTAAAGGCAATCATTATTATCAGGCAGTAATAAGAAAATGCTTTCGCAATCAAATATTACCTAGTCTTTTGGGTTGTCTGGAAGCTTATCTTCATAAGATGATGAAGATCTATAAAAACATCGATCTCTTTATTGCTCCCAGTAAATTTATGAGAAATAAGATGATTGAATGTGGTCTTCCTGAAGATAAGGTAGTAAATATTCCTAATTTTGTAAATGTTAGCGACTTTAAACCTAACTATCATCACCAAAACTACTTTTTATACTTTGGCCGCATTTCTCCTGAAAAAGGAATAGGCACCTTAATTAAGGCCATGCAAGAGGTAAAAAGGTCTAAATTAGTTATTGTTGGCGAAGGCAGGTTATTGCCTTATCTTAAGAAGTATGCTTGTGACCATCAGATTAAAAATATTGAATTTTTAGGTTATAAAGAAGGGAAAGAACTAAAAGAAATTATCGGAAAGGCTATGTTTACCATTGTTCCTTCAGAAGTGTATGAAAATTTTCCTTATACTATCTTAGAATCATATGCTTTAGGCAAACCGGTAATTGGTGCTAATTTAGGTGGAATTCCAGAATTAATTGAAGACCAAAGAGATGGTTTATTATTTGAAGCTTTTAATTTTAAGGATTTAGCTTCCAAGATAAACTATTTTTTAGATAACCAAGAAATACTTTTAGAAATGGGGAAAAAAACTCGGGAAAAGGTAGAAAAGTTTTATGATTCTGAAATTCATTATCAAAGATTAATTAAGATCTTCCAAAGTCTGTTAAAGCAAGGAATAAGATCATGGTAA